One stretch of Streptomyces sp. MMBL 11-1 DNA includes these proteins:
- a CDS encoding DUF1876 domain-containing protein, which yields MTRIAVGWHIDLEFEEDTHRTRAAALVRLSDGTEVRAHGYASRHPSDADQQRVGEEIAGARALNELAMKLLTKAHDEIDEASGRSSYPLT from the coding sequence ATGACCAGGATCGCTGTCGGATGGCACATCGACCTCGAATTCGAGGAGGACACCCACCGCACCCGCGCGGCGGCGCTCGTCCGACTCTCCGACGGAACAGAGGTACGCGCCCACGGCTACGCCAGCCGCCATCCCTCGGACGCCGACCAGCAGCGGGTCGGCGAGGAGATCGCGGGGGCCAGGGCGCTCAACGAACTGGCGATGAAACTGCTGACCAAGGCGCACGACGAGATCGACGAGGCGTCGGGCAGGTCGTCGTACCCGCTGACGTAG
- a CDS encoding diacylglycerol kinase translates to MSAAEPPGDGDDQLLVVIDPVARRTDGESVRIAKDVLSAGSHAKICLPDTPEEFARALSRRGSRRPVVVGDDHALLRAVAQLHRERELATGVLSLIPVGAAHALEVAHALGVPRGAVAAARTALDGAVRRLDLLVDDSDGVVLGHLRIPAPAPPPPGPGGPHSGVTAVWDTCRSLMTSLVRPAPVAAGTHPGTHRLRVEADGVLLSDLDMPVRGVSVTSQGGGGLADVVVRTSSGEDVTAEAKAVTVSGADFRYRADIQTGGPVRTRTWTVRAGAWGLMLPGPASAGGSAGARW, encoded by the coding sequence GTGTCGGCTGCAGAGCCCCCCGGCGACGGCGACGACCAGCTCCTGGTGGTCATCGACCCGGTCGCCCGCCGGACCGACGGCGAGTCCGTCCGTATCGCCAAGGACGTGCTGAGCGCCGGCTCGCACGCCAAGATCTGTCTTCCGGACACCCCCGAGGAGTTCGCGCGGGCCCTGTCCCGGCGGGGTTCCCGCCGCCCCGTGGTGGTCGGCGACGACCACGCGCTGCTGCGCGCGGTGGCCCAGCTCCACCGCGAACGGGAGCTGGCCACCGGCGTCCTCTCCCTGATCCCGGTCGGCGCGGCGCACGCCCTGGAGGTGGCCCACGCGCTCGGCGTCCCCCGGGGCGCGGTGGCGGCGGCGCGGACCGCGCTGGACGGTGCGGTGCGGCGCCTGGACCTGCTGGTCGACGACAGTGACGGCGTCGTCCTCGGCCACCTGCGCATCCCCGCCCCGGCCCCGCCGCCGCCCGGCCCCGGAGGCCCGCACTCGGGCGTCACGGCCGTCTGGGACACCTGCCGCTCGCTGATGACCTCCCTGGTCCGCCCGGCCCCGGTCGCGGCCGGCACGCACCCGGGCACGCACCGCCTGCGCGTCGAGGCGGACGGGGTGCTGCTGAGCGACCTGGACATGCCGGTACGGGGCGTCTCGGTGACGTCCCAGGGCGGCGGGGGCCTCGCCGACGTCGTCGTCCGCACCTCCTCGGGCGAGGACGTGACGGCGGAGGCCAAGGCCGTCACGGTCTCCGGCGCGGACTTCCGCTACCGGGCGGACATACAGACCGGGGGGCCGGTCCGCACCCGGACCTGGACGGTGAGGGCGGGCGCCTGGGGGCTGATGCTGCCGGGCCCGGCGAGCGCGGGCGGGAGCGCGGGCGCACGCTGGTAG
- a CDS encoding adenylosuccinate synthase translates to MPALVLLGAQWGDEGKGKATDLLGGSVDYVVRYQGGNNAGHTVVVGDQKYALHLLPSGILSPGCTPVIGNGVVVDPAVLLSELSGLNERGVDTSKLLISGNAHLITPYNVTLDKVTERFLGKRKIGTTGRGIGPTYADKINRVGIRVQDLYDESILEQKVEAALEQKNQLLAKVFNRRAIEAGKVVEDMLQYAEQIKPFVADTTLILNDAIDEGKVVLFEGGQGTLLDVDHGTYPFVTSSNPTAGGACTGAGVGPTKISRVIGILKAYTTRVGAGPFPTELHDEDGEALRRIGGERGVTTGRDRRCGWFDAPIARYATRVNGLTDFFLTKLDVLTGWEQIPVCVAYEIDGKRVEELPYNQTDFHHAKPIYENLPGWSEDITKAKTFSDLPKNAQGYVKALEEMSGAPISAIGVGPGRTETIEINSFL, encoded by the coding sequence GTGCCCGCACTTGTGCTGCTCGGTGCTCAGTGGGGTGACGAGGGCAAGGGGAAGGCCACCGATCTCCTCGGTGGATCCGTGGACTATGTCGTGCGATACCAAGGCGGTAACAACGCCGGTCACACGGTCGTCGTGGGCGACCAGAAGTACGCACTGCATCTCCTCCCCTCCGGAATCCTGTCGCCGGGTTGTACCCCGGTCATCGGGAACGGTGTCGTGGTCGACCCGGCGGTCCTGCTCTCCGAGCTGAGCGGTCTGAACGAGCGAGGCGTCGACACGTCCAAGCTTCTGATCAGCGGCAACGCTCATTTGATCACTCCGTACAACGTCACGCTCGACAAGGTGACCGAGCGCTTCCTGGGGAAGCGCAAGATCGGCACGACGGGCCGGGGCATCGGCCCGACGTACGCCGACAAGATCAACCGGGTGGGGATCCGCGTCCAGGACCTCTACGACGAGTCGATCCTGGAGCAGAAGGTGGAGGCGGCCCTGGAGCAGAAGAACCAGCTCCTGGCCAAGGTCTTCAACCGCCGGGCCATCGAGGCCGGCAAGGTCGTCGAGGACATGCTCCAGTACGCGGAGCAGATCAAGCCGTTCGTCGCCGACACGACCCTGATCCTGAACGATGCCATCGACGAGGGCAAGGTCGTGCTCTTCGAGGGCGGCCAGGGCACCCTGCTCGACGTCGACCACGGCACGTACCCCTTCGTCACCTCGTCGAACCCGACGGCGGGCGGCGCCTGCACCGGTGCCGGTGTCGGCCCGACGAAGATCAGCCGCGTCATCGGCATCCTCAAGGCCTATACGACGCGGGTCGGCGCCGGTCCGTTCCCGACGGAGCTGCACGACGAGGACGGCGAGGCGCTGCGGCGCATCGGCGGCGAGCGCGGTGTCACCACCGGCCGTGACCGCCGCTGCGGCTGGTTCGACGCCCCGATCGCGCGGTACGCGACCCGGGTCAACGGCCTGACCGACTTCTTCCTCACCAAGCTCGACGTCCTCACCGGCTGGGAGCAGATCCCGGTCTGCGTGGCGTACGAGATCGACGGCAAGCGCGTCGAGGAACTCCCGTACAACCAGACCGACTTCCACCACGCGAAGCCGATCTACGAGAACCTGCCGGGCTGGTCCGAGGACATCACGAAGGCCAAGACCTTCTCCGACCTGCCGAAGAACGCGCAGGGTTACGTGA